A single window of Leptospira koniambonensis DNA harbors:
- a CDS encoding NAD(P)-dependent alcohol dehydrogenase, whose product MKAIVYEKYGSSDVLQYKDIQKPVPKDNEILVKVRASSVNAADWRMMKADPFLVRFYAGLFKPKKISILGADVAGIVESIGPNVTKFRPGDEVFGDVFASGFGAFAEYKCGKENEFVLKPSNVSFEDAAALPLAGMTALHSLRDFGKIEAGQKVLINGSSGGVGTFAIQLAKYFGADVTAVCSTSKINQSISLGADQVIDYTKEDFTKNGKKYDLIVGVNGYRTLSEYKSSLYPKGRYVMAGGGTAQLFQALLLGPFISRAGSQKIVAASSEPNQKDLLFLSDLLKSGKIKSVIDRRYKLEEVPQAIQYVEEGHASAKVIITVKP is encoded by the coding sequence ATGAAAGCAATCGTATACGAGAAGTACGGATCTTCTGATGTACTTCAATATAAAGATATTCAAAAACCTGTTCCTAAGGATAATGAGATCCTTGTAAAAGTAAGAGCCTCTTCTGTGAATGCCGCTGATTGGCGCATGATGAAAGCAGATCCATTTCTGGTCCGATTTTACGCAGGTCTTTTTAAGCCAAAAAAGATTTCAATCTTAGGTGCAGATGTTGCTGGAATTGTAGAATCTATTGGACCGAATGTTACAAAATTCCGTCCAGGCGATGAAGTGTTCGGAGATGTTTTTGCAAGCGGCTTTGGAGCATTTGCGGAATACAAATGTGGTAAAGAAAATGAGTTTGTTTTAAAACCATCTAATGTATCTTTCGAAGATGCTGCTGCTTTACCTTTGGCCGGAATGACCGCTTTACATTCTTTGAGAGATTTTGGTAAGATAGAAGCAGGACAAAAAGTTCTGATAAATGGATCATCGGGAGGCGTAGGAACATTTGCGATACAACTCGCAAAATATTTCGGAGCCGATGTGACCGCTGTTTGTAGCACTTCTAAAATTAACCAATCGATATCTCTTGGAGCCGATCAAGTGATCGACTATACCAAAGAAGACTTTACTAAAAATGGAAAAAAATACGATCTGATCGTTGGTGTAAATGGATATCGTACTCTTTCAGAATACAAGAGTTCCTTATATCCAAAAGGTCGATATGTAATGGCTGGAGGAGGCACAGCCCAGTTATTCCAAGCTTTACTTTTAGGACCTTTCATTTCCCGAGCGGGCAGCCAAAAGATTGTCGCAGCATCTTCTGAACCAAATCAAAAGGATCTTCTGTTTTTATCAGATTTATTAAAATCAGGAAAAATCAAATCCGTAATTGATAGACGATATAAATTGGAAGAAGTTCCACAAGCAATCCAGTACGTTGAAGAAGGCCACGCAAGTGCCAAAGTAATTATTACAGTAAAGCCATGA
- a CDS encoding cation-translocating P-type ATPase, translating to MEGLSFQQASELLQKFGPNESKLKKTSFWKTSLSILSEPMLSLLLACGFIYALLGDLEEAITLSIAVIAVISLTIYQKNKSEKALESLRKLSPLRAKVIRSGKKIEIDSAFIVPGDLVFLSEGDRVPADGYLVDGLNLHSDESLLTGESVPVLKEEVELNNPGPYSESQKVYSGTKIVSGEGIFKVLFTGDSTSIGSIGKEMGEISESESPLQREAKRFTTFFFLGALVISVFLIYGLGIRNGNWMQAVLAALTFLMAVLPEEIPVVLSIFFSLGAWRISKSGVLTRNLNSIESLGAATVLCVDKTGTLTENQMKVKGLVSSFENSLFEFQTPEVEEEFHLLLEFSILASKKDPFDPMEKAIRELGINLLYDTEHLHADWTLEKEYPLSPKLLALSYAWNSEEPGTFVVGTKGAPEAIFDLCHFSEERSTHWEKITETYSLQGYRAIGVARSKITNSSLPDNQHDLTFEFLGLVLLEDPIRDTVPSSVSECIQAGIRVIIITGDHAGTAKAVASKIGLGIQTESITGDELEKLNEEELNSKLDSVGIFSRIKPAQKLKIVTAFQKKGEIVAMTGDGVNDALALQAAHIGISMGKRGTDVAREASDLVLLDDNFSSIVKSVFLGRRIYENIQKSISYILSVHIPIIGMSLLPAFTGDPIFFFPAHILLLELIIDPTCSIVFESLDLEKGDRYSSPRKKNSNLLTFSKFFLSLSQGAIALIMLLTLYFWMKEEGINENQIRSFGFIFLVVSNFSLMLTNLTHKGGFVSILKSLHYSVFWIFFLAASALITSFQFEFSLRLFGFQRIPIEWVFFSIGLGLISGLVWEVRKIRFFA from the coding sequence TTGGAAGGTTTAAGTTTTCAGCAAGCATCCGAACTTCTTCAAAAGTTCGGACCAAATGAATCTAAGCTAAAAAAGACGTCTTTTTGGAAGACCAGTCTTTCTATACTTTCCGAGCCGATGCTTTCACTGCTATTGGCTTGCGGATTTATCTATGCGTTACTAGGAGATTTAGAGGAAGCAATCACACTTTCTATCGCAGTAATTGCAGTGATTTCTCTCACTATCTATCAAAAGAACAAATCTGAAAAAGCTTTAGAATCTCTCAGAAAACTTTCCCCTTTGAGAGCAAAAGTAATCCGATCAGGAAAGAAAATAGAGATAGATTCCGCGTTCATCGTGCCAGGTGATCTTGTATTTTTATCAGAAGGAGACAGAGTTCCTGCGGATGGTTATCTGGTAGATGGATTAAATCTTCACTCGGACGAATCTTTATTAACCGGAGAATCCGTCCCGGTTTTAAAAGAAGAAGTGGAACTAAACAACCCGGGACCATATTCCGAATCCCAAAAAGTATATTCCGGAACAAAGATAGTTTCAGGAGAAGGTATTTTCAAAGTACTGTTCACCGGAGACTCCACTTCCATCGGTTCCATCGGAAAAGAAATGGGAGAAATTTCGGAATCGGAAAGCCCTCTCCAAAGGGAAGCCAAAAGATTCACAACATTCTTCTTTTTAGGAGCTTTAGTAATTTCTGTTTTTCTAATCTATGGACTTGGGATACGAAATGGAAATTGGATGCAAGCGGTTTTGGCAGCGCTTACATTCTTAATGGCAGTATTACCAGAAGAAATACCAGTTGTGCTTAGTATTTTCTTTTCCTTAGGAGCTTGGAGAATTTCTAAAAGTGGAGTTTTGACAAGAAATCTAAACTCTATTGAGTCGCTTGGAGCGGCAACAGTATTATGCGTGGATAAAACTGGGACCTTAACCGAAAACCAAATGAAAGTTAAAGGTTTGGTTTCTTCTTTTGAAAATAGTTTATTCGAATTTCAAACTCCTGAGGTTGAAGAAGAATTCCATCTATTACTGGAGTTCTCAATTCTTGCTTCTAAAAAAGATCCTTTTGATCCCATGGAAAAAGCAATCAGAGAATTAGGGATCAATCTTTTATACGATACGGAACATCTTCATGCTGACTGGACATTAGAAAAAGAATATCCACTTTCTCCCAAGCTACTTGCGCTTAGTTACGCTTGGAATTCAGAAGAACCTGGAACATTTGTGGTCGGGACCAAAGGCGCTCCAGAAGCGATATTTGATCTTTGCCATTTTTCAGAAGAAAGAAGCACCCATTGGGAGAAGATCACTGAAACCTATTCTTTACAAGGATATAGAGCAATTGGAGTCGCAAGGTCAAAAATCACTAATTCTTCTCTGCCTGATAACCAACATGATCTTACATTCGAATTTTTAGGTTTGGTCTTATTAGAAGATCCGATTCGAGACACGGTCCCTTCTTCCGTTTCCGAATGTATCCAAGCAGGGATCAGGGTCATTATTATCACAGGAGATCATGCAGGAACTGCAAAAGCAGTAGCTTCTAAAATAGGATTAGGGATCCAGACAGAAAGTATAACAGGAGACGAGTTAGAAAAACTTAATGAAGAAGAGTTAAATTCTAAATTAGATTCAGTAGGCATTTTTTCCAGGATCAAACCAGCACAAAAATTAAAGATAGTCACTGCCTTTCAGAAAAAAGGAGAGATAGTCGCAATGACTGGAGATGGAGTGAATGATGCTCTTGCTCTACAAGCAGCCCATATCGGGATCTCTATGGGAAAAAGAGGAACAGACGTTGCAAGAGAGGCTTCGGATCTTGTACTACTTGATGATAATTTTTCCTCCATAGTGAAGTCTGTATTTTTAGGAAGAAGGATCTATGAAAATATACAAAAGAGTATTTCTTATATTCTATCGGTCCATATTCCGATCATAGGAATGTCTCTGCTTCCGGCATTTACAGGTGATCCAATATTCTTCTTTCCTGCACATATTCTACTTTTGGAACTAATTATAGATCCAACATGTTCTATCGTTTTTGAATCACTCGATTTAGAAAAAGGAGATCGTTATTCCAGCCCAAGAAAGAAGAATTCGAACTTACTAACCTTCTCAAAATTTTTTCTCTCCTTGTCTCAAGGAGCTATCGCACTAATCATGCTGCTGACTTTATATTTTTGGATGAAAGAAGAAGGTATTAACGAGAATCAAATCAGATCTTTTGGTTTTATTTTTCTCGTTGTATCTAATTTTAGTTTGATGCTTACAAACTTAACTCATAAAGGAGGGTTTGTTTCCATACTCAAATCATTACATTACAGTGTGTTCTGGATTTTCTTCTTAGCTGCTTCTGCACTGATCACAAGTTTCCAATTCGAATTTAGTCTCAGGTTATTCGGATTTCAGAGAATTCCGATAGAGTGGGTATTTTTCTCGATTGGATTAGGACTTATTTCAGGTCTTGTTTGGGAAGTGAGAAAGATACGTTTTTTTGCTTGA
- a CDS encoding antibiotic biosynthesis monooxygenase, with product MQKVLIDTFIVPKIAENEFFNRVKVNRNLIKGLPGFVQDYTYIREKSKDDFQFVTVAIWENEEAINNAKKEVQISYQREGFDMPGMLQRLGISIERGIFEISQR from the coding sequence ATGCAGAAAGTTCTAATAGATACATTCATCGTCCCTAAAATAGCAGAGAATGAATTTTTCAATCGAGTTAAAGTGAATCGCAACTTGATAAAAGGACTTCCAGGTTTCGTGCAAGACTACACCTATATTAGGGAAAAAAGCAAAGACGACTTTCAATTCGTAACTGTAGCAATCTGGGAAAATGAAGAAGCAATTAATAACGCTAAAAAGGAAGTGCAAATATCATATCAAAGAGAAGGTTTTGATATGCCAGGAATGCTGCAAAGACTTGGGATCTCGATTGAAAGAGGTATTTTTGAAATATCTCAAAGGTAA
- a CDS encoding ion transporter has product MKIDRYIITTIFKTSIEYIFILSLGILLIFLDEIEFAGLEIKYLILILACFKSCYFFIKGFRRISEFSGLDLKYYEFLVFIAFNISVIVLSFGFDYLCIYKTDLSSFSGIPRDLGYSSLFFKFVYFSLMIFTNIGIIKIVPESTEAEILVIFEAILSFITIIFILSDFISLKESLTSSSYKKEDDT; this is encoded by the coding sequence ATGAAAATCGATCGTTATATCATCACGACTATATTTAAAACATCTATAGAATATATATTCATTCTTTCTTTAGGAATACTTCTGATCTTTTTGGATGAAATCGAATTTGCTGGCTTGGAGATAAAATATCTTATATTAATATTGGCATGTTTCAAATCCTGTTATTTCTTTATAAAAGGATTTAGAAGGATCTCTGAATTTTCAGGATTAGATCTGAAGTATTACGAATTTCTGGTGTTTATTGCATTCAATATTAGTGTAATTGTTTTATCTTTTGGATTTGATTATCTATGTATTTATAAAACAGATTTGAGTTCATTTTCCGGGATTCCAAGGGACTTGGGTTATTCTTCTTTATTTTTTAAATTTGTATATTTTAGCCTAATGATCTTCACGAATATTGGGATTATTAAAATTGTTCCGGAAAGTACTGAAGCAGAGATCTTGGTAATTTTTGAAGCTATTCTGTCTTTTATTACAATCATCTTTATTCTCTCTGATTTTATCAGTCTGAAAGAATCCTTAACTAGCTCTTCTTATAAGAAGGAAGATGATACTTAA
- a CDS encoding YgaP family membrane protein: MKFINSNFWDRAFRVVLGTSLIIWAFYIEDLYKIGIFAVGFVILATGIVGWCPIYTLFGLNTRTHSKKS; encoded by the coding sequence ATGAAATTTATAAATTCAAATTTTTGGGACAGAGCATTCAGAGTTGTATTAGGAACTTCCTTAATTATTTGGGCATTTTATATAGAAGATCTATATAAAATTGGAATTTTCGCGGTCGGCTTTGTGATACTCGCAACTGGAATCGTTGGTTGGTGTCCAATTTATACATTATTTGGTTTGAATACTCGGACCCATTCTAAAAAATCTTAA
- a CDS encoding c-type cytochrome, protein MKKILKFIGALIILLPVSGIGFLYFKFPNAEPALEISAGNSAERIQRGKYLANHVSACMDCHSIREWSKFSGPLLPKTLGEGGEVFDQKLGFPGSFVAPNITPSALGKWTDGEILRAISSGINKEGNALFPVMPHPAYGQMDKEDLISIISYLRSLEPIEKKNPSSNPDFPFNLILRTIPSPAKFGKLPDKADKVSYGKYLFVAAACTECHTKQDKGKPIEGMELAGGFEFPLGNGTKITSANLTPDKETGLGNWTEAQFVKRFKSMELSKYKPHSVKEGDFQTIMPWTMYAGMTEGDLAAMFAYLQTVPSIKNKITN, encoded by the coding sequence ATGAAAAAAATACTGAAGTTTATTGGAGCATTAATCATCCTATTGCCTGTATCCGGCATCGGATTTTTGTATTTTAAATTTCCTAATGCCGAACCTGCTCTCGAAATTTCCGCAGGAAATAGTGCAGAACGTATACAAAGAGGAAAGTATCTCGCAAACCACGTATCTGCATGTATGGATTGCCATTCTATCCGTGAATGGTCAAAATTTTCTGGTCCATTACTTCCTAAAACATTAGGAGAAGGTGGAGAAGTTTTTGATCAAAAACTAGGATTCCCTGGCTCTTTTGTGGCTCCGAATATTACTCCAAGTGCATTAGGTAAATGGACAGACGGAGAAATTTTAAGAGCAATTTCCAGTGGGATCAATAAAGAAGGAAACGCATTATTTCCAGTTATGCCTCACCCAGCTTACGGACAGATGGACAAAGAAGATCTAATTTCTATTATTTCTTACTTAAGAAGTTTAGAACCCATAGAAAAGAAAAATCCTAGTTCAAACCCTGATTTCCCATTTAACTTGATCTTAAGAACAATTCCTAGTCCTGCAAAATTTGGAAAACTTCCAGATAAAGCTGATAAGGTTTCTTATGGAAAATATCTGTTTGTTGCGGCTGCTTGCACAGAATGTCATACAAAACAGGATAAAGGAAAACCGATTGAAGGTATGGAACTAGCCGGAGGATTCGAATTTCCTCTAGGAAATGGAACCAAAATCACTTCTGCAAATCTTACTCCAGATAAAGAAACAGGATTGGGGAATTGGACAGAGGCTCAGTTTGTGAAAAGATTTAAGAGTATGGAACTCTCTAAATACAAACCTCATTCAGTGAAAGAGGGAGACTTCCAAACGATTATGCCTTGGACAATGTATGCAGGAATGACAGAGGGAGATCTTGCCGCTATGTTTGCTTATTTGCAAACTGTTCCTTCTATTAAAAATAAAATTACCAACTAA
- the galE gene encoding UDP-glucose 4-epimerase GalE yields the protein MKKILITGGAGYIGSHMNKYLHKLGVETVVFDNLSNGHEKAVKWGKFFKGDLLNKADLDRVFSEHEFEAVIHFAALAYVGESVTDPQKYYINNVMGTLQLLEAMRNHGVKYFIFSSTCATYGAVTEVPILETTLQDPINPYGQSKLMIEKILADYSHAYDLKFVALRYFNASGSDLDIGEEHDPETHLLPIVIEKALGKRDSLTVNGNDYATQDGTAVRDYIHVMDLAQAHHLGLEYLKKGGSSDFFNLGTGQGFSILEIIKTVEKVSGVQIPYKIGPRREGDPAKLIADNTKAKKVLGWDPKFAKIEDIVNSAWEFHKNHSH from the coding sequence ATGAAAAAAATTCTGATCACCGGTGGAGCCGGATATATAGGCTCCCATATGAATAAATATCTCCATAAATTAGGTGTAGAAACTGTAGTATTCGACAATCTTTCCAATGGCCATGAGAAAGCAGTCAAGTGGGGAAAGTTTTTCAAAGGAGATCTATTAAATAAGGCGGACCTGGATCGTGTATTTTCTGAACACGAATTCGAGGCAGTTATCCATTTTGCTGCATTAGCATACGTGGGAGAATCAGTTACTGATCCTCAAAAATATTATATTAATAATGTGATGGGAACTCTCCAACTTTTAGAAGCTATGAGAAATCATGGAGTTAAATATTTCATCTTTTCTTCTACCTGTGCTACGTATGGTGCTGTTACAGAAGTTCCAATCTTAGAAACCACTCTCCAAGATCCAATCAATCCTTATGGGCAATCCAAACTAATGATCGAAAAAATTTTAGCGGACTATTCACATGCATACGATTTAAAATTTGTGGCACTTCGTTATTTTAATGCTTCCGGTTCCGATCTAGATATAGGGGAAGAGCATGATCCGGAGACACATCTTCTTCCTATCGTGATTGAAAAAGCATTGGGAAAAAGAGATTCACTTACTGTGAACGGAAATGATTACGCTACCCAAGACGGTACTGCAGTTCGAGATTATATTCATGTAATGGATTTGGCTCAGGCTCATCATCTAGGATTAGAGTATCTGAAAAAAGGTGGGAGCTCGGACTTCTTCAATTTGGGAACAGGACAAGGATTTTCCATTTTGGAAATTATCAAAACAGTGGAGAAGGTCTCAGGTGTCCAGATCCCTTACAAGATTGGTCCCAGAAGAGAAGGGGATCCTGCAAAATTGATCGCAGATAATACAAAAGCCAAAAAGGTATTAGGTTGGGATCCTAAATTTGCAAAGATAGAAGATATAGTAAATAGTGCCTGGGAATTTCACAAAAACCATTCTCATTAA
- a CDS encoding helix-turn-helix domain-containing protein, translating to MDIEAFLPSKNLRPYIRQFLIIGSEYGMQNKILPGSSLVLSFRISGKITHKENKEEVQESILPMSGITGLRRIPRLIEYSENASTLLVIFKEGGAASFIKEPVHNLFEMNLSLDHIISPKKVSETEEKLFQTKTNPEKISIIEKFLIKEWIENKQDNLIIDSIRKIRKFKGNLKITDLLKGMPISRDSYEKRFREIIGTSPKQFANLVRMRNIIDSYSSKINLTEIAQNAGYFDQAHFIKDFKTFTGETPKQFFKLSTPYW from the coding sequence ATGGATATTGAGGCATTTTTACCTAGTAAAAATTTACGACCTTATATTCGCCAATTCCTGATCATAGGTAGTGAATATGGGATGCAGAATAAAATTCTACCAGGATCTTCCTTAGTGCTTTCATTCAGGATCAGCGGAAAGATTACTCATAAGGAAAATAAGGAAGAAGTTCAGGAAAGTATTCTTCCAATGTCCGGAATCACAGGACTAAGACGAATTCCCAGGCTAATCGAATATTCCGAAAATGCGTCTACCCTACTAGTCATATTTAAAGAAGGAGGAGCTGCCAGTTTTATCAAAGAGCCAGTCCATAATCTATTCGAAATGAATCTTTCTTTGGATCATATAATTTCGCCCAAAAAAGTCTCGGAAACAGAGGAGAAACTTTTTCAGACAAAAACAAATCCAGAAAAGATATCAATAATAGAAAAATTCCTAATTAAGGAATGGATAGAGAACAAACAGGACAATTTAATTATCGATTCAATTCGAAAAATCAGAAAGTTTAAAGGAAATCTAAAAATCACAGACTTACTGAAAGGAATGCCAATCAGCAGAGATTCTTACGAAAAACGATTTAGAGAAATAATAGGAACTAGTCCTAAACAATTTGCTAACCTAGTGAGAATGAGAAATATTATAGATTCCTATTCTTCCAAGATCAATTTAACAGAAATTGCTCAAAATGCCGGTTACTTTGACCAGGCTCATTTTATAAAAGACTTCAAAACGTTTACAGGAGAAACCCCAAAACAGTTTTTTAAACTTTCCACCCCCTATTGGTAA